The genome window GGTGAAACGCCTGCAGGACGTCGCACATCAATGCTATTCGGGGGCACCGACAGTCTCGGATCGCGTCCGGTCCACCACCGCGTGACCTGTGTCCACTGTCACCCGCTGTCACCTGAACGAGTGACCGACCGTGAGGACGGCGTCACCGCGCCGGGGCCTCGTCCGACGATACGCAAAATTACCCCGGAATGGGCACTGTCGGCCTCGGCGCCCTCGCATCTACGCTCGAAACCTCACCGGCGTGCAGCACCGGCAATCCCCTTTTGAAGCGAGGACGACCCATGGCTGACATCGCTCTCGGGGCCGGCGACCGTAGCAACATCGAAAGCACCACCGGCGCCGCGCAGCTAGCCCACCGGACCTCGGTCGCACTGGCCGCCATCGAGCAGGCCAGCGACCGCTTCATGGAGACCGCCAGGAGCCTCGACGAGCTGTCGATCCACAGGCCGAGCCTGCTGCCGGGGTGGACCCGGGCGCACGTCATATCGCACGTGGCGCGCAATGCCGACGGGTTCCTGAACCTGCTGCGGTGGGCGCGCACAGGCGTCGAGCACCCCATGTACGCCAGCGCGTCGGACCGCGACGCCGACATCGACGAGGGCGCGGTGCGCGGCAGGCAGCTGCTGCTGGAGGACCTCGCGGCGTCGTGCGAGCGCTTCGCCCGCGCCGCCCGCGAACTGCCGGTGTGGGCGTGGACCGCCGAGGTGCTCGACGGCGCGGGCGACCCGATCCCGGCGCACGGGGTGCTGCGCGGGCGGCTGCTGGAGGTGTGGGTGCACCTGGTCGACCTCGACCACGGCTTCGGATTCGACGACATCCCGCGCCCCGACGTCGAGGAGGTCCTCGAGGACGTCGTCCAGCAGTTCGGCGGCAGGCACGATGTGCCCGCGCTCACCGTCGTGGTCGACTTCGACGGGCGCGAGCGCAGCTGGGAGCTGCGCGGGACGACGTCGCGGCCCAGCCAGGTGCACGGCGACCCCGGCGCGATGCTGGGGTGGCTGCTCGGACGCACCAGCGGCGAGCGGCTCACCGGCGACCCGCTGCCGACCCTGCCGCCCTGGCTCTGAGGGCCTGGTTCCGGGGCCGTTCTGTGTTCTCCCGCAACGGAAGTGCGCGGTTGTCCCATGCGCAACACGCCGTAGCTCGGGAGTCCGGCTGCTGATCCGCCGTGGTCGGCTGGGCGGCGTGGTCGGCTGGGCGGCCGTCCGTCCGCTGTGTGGTCGCTTCCCGCTGTGTAGGCCGTCGGCGGCTGCATGGCCCGCTGCCTGGGCCGGGCGGATGATCCGCCGCGCGGGAAACTCACCCACGGCTGACGTGAGCCGCGCCTCCACCTGCCGTTAGGCTCGCTGGCGTGGAGCCACGAGGACAGTACACGGGACACGTCGAGGCCGGCGGCGCTCCGGCCCGGCGCGAGCTGGACGAGCTGACCATCACCAAGATGTCTGTCGGCCCGATGGACAACAACGCCTACCTGCTGGTCTGCCGCCGGACGGGCGACGCGTTGCTGATCGACGCGGCGAACGACTCCGAGCGGCTGGCCGACCTGCTCGGCCACGACGACCAGCGCCCGCGCCTACGCACGATCGTCACGACCCACCGCCACGGCGACCACTGGCAGGCGCTGGGGTCGATCGCGGGCCAGACCGGTTCCTACACCATGGCCCACCCGGCCGACGCGGCGGAGCTGCCGGTGCCGCCGGACCGCCTGGTCGAGCACGGCGAGACGATCCAGGTCGGCGAGGCCGCGCTGGAGGTCATCCACCTGCGCGGGCACACGCCGGGTTCGATCGCCCTGCTCTACCGCGACCCGGCCGGTCACCCGCACCTGTTCACCGGCGACTCGCTGTTCCCGGGCGGGGTCGGCAAGACCACGTCGCCGGAGGACTTCCGCTCGCTGATCGACGACGTCGAGACCCGCGTCTTCGCCGAGCTGCCCGACGACACCTGGTTCTACCCGGGGCACGGCGACGACTCCACCCTCGGCGCCGAGCGCCCGAAGCTCGCCGAGTGGCGCGAGCGCGGCTGGTGACCGACCTCGCCGGGCGCGTCGCGGCCGAAGTCGAGCGGCAGCACCGCCTGCTCGCACGCTGGCTGGGCACCGAGTGCGACTCGTCGGTTCTCGACGAGCTGCGCGAGTCGCACTCGCCCGGCTTCACCATGACCACCGCGGAAGGCGCGGCCCTCGCCGCCGAGGATCTCTTCAGCGGGCTGGCCGAAGCCCGCAACACCGCCCCCGGCCTGGAGATCGGCGTCGACGACATCGAACTCGTGGCGTCGTCTCCCGGCCTCGCGGTGGTGCGCTTCCGCGAAACCCACCGCCACCACGGCGGAACAACCCAGCGCCGCACCACGGCCGTCCTCCGCCAGGACCCAGCCGCTCCCAACGGCTTCCGCTGGCAGCACGTCCACGAAACCACCGTCGGGTTCTGAGTTTCCGGGCCTCGCTGGGAAAGACGTGAGGGAGCAGCAGTGCCCGTCGCACGGAGCAACGGTCTCCGGATCTCTTACGAAGTCTTCGGCGAGGGTCCGCCGCTCGTGCTGCACCCGGGCATGTTCCAGGTCGGCGCGCACTGGTCGCTGGCCGGTTACTCCTCGACGCTGGCGGCGACCCATGCGGTGATCACGGTGGACCCCCTGGGCTTGGGTGGCAGCGACGCTCCGCGGGACCCGGCGGCATACGCATTGCCGCGCCGCGCCGACTACGTCACCGCCGTGCTCGACGCGGTCGGTGTGGAGAGGGCGGCGTTCTGGGGCTACTCGCTGGGGGCGCTCACCGGCTACGCGGTAGCCGTGCACGCTCCCGAGCGGCTGACCCGCCTGGTCGCCGGCGCGTTCGACCCCCTCGACGGCTTCCGCTCCGCGATCGACCCGATGCTGCGCGCCCTGGGCCTCCCGGCGGACGCCGACCCGTACCCGCTCGTGGAACGCGCAGCCCTCGCCCATCCCGCATTCGCCGCCGTGATCGAAGCCGCCGACTCGACAGCCTTGCGGGCCAACTACGCGGCGTACTCGCGCGAGCCGGGCCTGCACGCGGAGTTGGCCGCCGCCGACGTCCCGATGCTCATGTACGCCGGTACCGCCGACCCCTGGCACGAACCGATGCGGATCTTCGCCGAGCGGACGGGCGCGGCGTTCTTCTCCCTGCCCGACGCCGACCACGTGCGCGGCTGGAACGACTCGGCCGGCGTACTCCCCCGCGTACTGCCGTTCCTGGCACGCGACCTCCCCGTTTGACCAGTTGCGGCAAGGGGATTCGGCGATGCGGGCGCTGTTCGTTCGAGCCGGCGCAGGCAACTGGCGGATCACGGCACCGACGCGGACAACGGCGGCAACCCGGCCACCGACGCTGACGAAGACGGCTGATCCGGCCGCCGAACGCCCTGCGCAACGCGGTCGCGGTCGGTGTTCGCCGGGCGGGGTGCGGCGACTACCGTACGGGAGGTGAGCGCAGACGCCCCGGTTACGTTGGTGGAGGTCGCCCGGGCGGCCGGGGTCTCCAAGACCACCGCGTCCGACGCCCTGCGCCGGTCCGGCCGGGTTTCGGAGAAGACGCGGAAGCTGGTGGCCGACACGGCCGACCGGCTGGGTTACACGCCGAACCTCTCCGCGCGGTCGTTGCGGGCGGCGACGACGGGGGCGATCGGGCTGCACCTGCCGGAGGTCCTGACGCGCTCCGAGTACTACATGTCGTTCGTGTTCGGCGTGATCGACCAGGCGTCGCGGCACGACTACGACGTCACGCTGCTCACCTCGCGCAGCGCCAGGGCGCGGGCCGCGTTCCACCGCCTCGACGGGGTGGTGCTCGGCGACCCGCTGGTGACCGACCCGGTCGTGCACGGCCTGCTGGCGTCGGCGGTGCCCGTGGTCACCTGCGAGCGGTTCACCGGCGACGCCGAACCGGCGGGGACCGTCCGCTCGGACCACGCCGCGATGCTGTCCCGGCTGCTCGACCGGCTCCACGACACCGGGGCCTCGCGGCCCGCGCTGCTGGCGTCGAGCACCATCACCGACTGGGGCGCGATCCTGCAGCGCGCCTACCGCGAGTGGTGCGAGCGCAGGGGAACCGCCGTCCGGCTGCGCGAGCTGCCTTACGGCGCACCGTCGGAGGTCACTCAGGACGAGATCCGCGCGCTGCTGGCCGCCGAACCCGGCATCGACGCGCTCGTCTGCGCACCGGACGGTTCGGCGGCGGCCGCCCTGCCGGTGCTGCGTGAGGCGGGCCGGGAGGTCGGGCGCGACGTGCTGCTCGCCGCGTGCGTGGACAGCGGCCCGCTGGCGCACACCGATCCGCCGATCACCGCCATCGACCTGCGCCCGCGCGAAGCCGGTGCCGCCTGCGCCGAGCTGCTGTTCGAGCTGCTGGCGGGAACGGCGGACGAAGGCGCGGTGCGCGATCTGCCGATAGGGCTGGTGGAGCGGCGGTCGACGGCACCGCGGGACTGAATCGACGGAAGGACGCCGACGGCTGGTCGAGCCATTCACATCCCGGTGACCGCGTGGAACTCCTCGCCCGCGTTGAGACGTCGGACGAGGTCCAGCACGGCGTGCGATCCGCCGTGGGCCGTGACCCAGCCGTCCACTCGGCACGCCGCCTTGGCGTAGGTGCGGGGGTCGGCCGCCGCGGCCTTCAGCCAGTCGTCCAAGGTCACCGGGAGCGGTCCCTCCGCCGGTACCAGGCAGCGGTCCGGCGCCGTCGCCGGTGCGAGATGGCGCGGGTCGTCGGAGACCAGGACGGCCAGGCCCTCGTCGAACCACTGCGGAACCCGCGCACCTTCCGAGTGCAGCCGGGTGTGCAGTTCGACGTGCGACATCTCGTGCGAGGCGATGACCGGGTCCACGCCGCGCGGCGAGAGCATCACCGCGCTGTTCAGCACGGCGATGCCGCGTTCCCTGCCTCCGCCGATCCGCCGGTAGCAGTCGTCGGTGAGGCAGGCGAGTATCCGCGGGGAGCTCACCCTGCCGCCATAGAAGCGGTCGACGCGCCGGTTCGCATGCTCCACCGCGGAGATCACCTGCTGCCTATGCGACGCCGGTGGTCCGGGTTCCGCGTGGAGGCCCGGCGCCACCCGCTCCAGCCCATAGCAGCCGGGACACGTCGTGGCCGCGAGCGAGGGGAACCACACCACGACGACCGCCACCGCCGCCACCAGTGCGACCGCGAGCACGGCGAGCAGCCACGCCAGAATCCGCCGCGACCTGGATCTGCCTGCCCACCACCTCATCGCGGTCAAGACTGCCGATCGGCGCGAGCGACCGCAACGAACGTCGCCCGCCGAACCACGGAAGTCCACTGCCGGAGCGGCCCCCGGGAGGTCAGCACGGGGTCGGAGGCTTGGGCGTCCGGCCGGAGGCGAGCCGTTCCGCCTGCTCGACGACGGCAGTCCGCCACTCCGCCGGGACGACGGAGAAAACCCCGTCGTCGTCGAGGGTCCCCAGCGCCTCGCGGGCGACATCGGCCGGATCGGCCCCTTCCGACGACATCCCGGTGGACACCAGCGCGGGGCAGATCATGCTCACCCGCACGGGTGTGCCGGCCAGGGCCATGGCCGCATGCTGGGCGACGGCGGTGACCGCGTGTTTGGACGGCCCGTACGCTCCCCCGCCCGGGAACACCGCCAGTCCCGCCAGGGACGCGGTGATCAGCACATGAGCACGCTCGCCGGACGCGAGCAACCTCGGCACGAAGGCGCGCAGCCCGTTGACGACACCCGCGACGTTGACGCCGAACACCCGGTCCCACTCGCCGGGCGGGACCTCCCACGGTGCGCCGAGCGAGGCGCCCACCACCCCGGCGTTCAGACAGATTAGCCGCGCGTCCGGGGCCTTCGCCGCGAGATCGTCCATCGCGGCCTGGTCCGAGACGTCCGTGGTCACCCCGGTGGCGCCGAGCCGCGTCGCGACCTCGGAGAGCGCGTCGGTGTCGACGTCGGCCAGCACCAGGTCGGTGCCCCTCGCGCGCAGCTCCTCCGCAAGCGCCTTCCCGATCCCGCTCGCCGCTCCGGTGACGACGGCGGTCTTGATTCCAGTGCTCAAGGAGATCCTCCGGGCGAACGCGGACGGGCAGAACGATCAAGCACCTAGGCTAGCCCGGGAGCCCACTCTCCCGAAGTGGATATCGGCCGGTATCCACTGTGGAACATCGCGGGGGTCTAGCTCTTCGGTGCGGTCGCTCGCCGCGCCGCGGGAGTCCACTGCCAGCTCTGCGCCGAGACTCCGCAGGGCCCGCCGTCGTGCACGCCCAGCCGGGCGGCGGCCAGGTCGAGGGTGAGCGTCGCCAGCGTCTGCCAGCGCCGGTGCGCGGGCAGCGCCGGATCCGCGTGGGCGCACACCGGTGCGCCGTCCGCGTGGTGTGCGTGCAGGGCGCGGGCGCGGTCGGTCGGGTCGTCGGAGAAAAGGCCGTGCGTGCGCCGCCGGAGCAGGGCGAGCCGCTGGTAGGTGCTCGACTCCGCTTCGGTGGTCCGCTCCCCCGCGCTCAGCTCGGCGTCCAGGAAGTGGTTGGTGTGCAGGAAGATTCCGGTGCCGTCCGGCTCGAGTTCGGCGACTCCCGCAGGTGACAGCTCCAGACCGCGCACCTCACCGCGCTCTCCGTCGAAGGTGGCGACGGTGATCAGCGAGGACGCCGACAGGCGGGCCGAGCCCGCGATGGCGACCGCTTCACCGACGGTGCTCGCCTCGTCGAGGATGCGACGTGCGACCACGTGCACCGGCACCCCGATGTCAGCGCTGTCGCGCACGTGCCGCAGCACGTTGAAGTGCACGCCGAGCCCCGCGCTGTTCACCCCGATCTTGCCGAGCACGCCGAACTCGGTGAACGTGTGCACCCGGTGTCCGGCGCGGGGCTCCAGCGACCAGATCACCATGCCGTCGCCCAGGGTGTCGTGCCAGTCCCAGGTCTGCACCGTGCGCGGGGCGAGTCCGGTGCCGGGCAGCACGACCGACGTGGAGCACTCGCCTTCGCCGTTGCTCGCCGCGGCGGCCAGGATCTCGGTGCGCGCGTTGAGCGCGGCGACCTGCCATTCCGGCAGCCCGCACCCCTCCGCCACCCCGGCGATCTCCTCCGCGAGCGCGGGCGCCCACGCCGCGGTCTCGGCGTATGCCTGCTCGCTCCAGCCGCGGATGCCGGAAGCTCCGACGGCGGCGAACAGCTCGGCGTAGCCGGCGTAGGAACGCCGTACCTGTTCCCGCCACGCGCGGCCGAAACCACGCCCTCGCTCCGCCGGGTCGAGCTCGCCGGACCGGTGGACTGGCAAGGACATTCGAGACCTCCTCGTGCCCGGGGCCGCCGCGGACCCGCCTCACTCGACGCTGCTGAGCACCGCGTCCCAGGCCAGTTCGGAGGCGAGCGCCCCGAGCCCGGTGGCGGTGGTGCCGGTGAGATCGACCTCGTCGGTGGTGAGCGCGAACAGGATGTCACCGTCGATCTCGGTGTGGAAGGGCTGGATCGCCCTGTGCATCGAGCTGTGGACCTGGGTGGCGAGCTGGCCGAGCGCGACGTCGGTCAGCCGCACGTTGGTGACCAGCACGGTGAGCGTGGTGTTGCCGGCCAGTGTGTGCACCTGAGGCCCGCCGGTCGCCCCCGCCGCGAAGTCCTCGGCCGGGAAGCGGCGTTCCCCCGTCTGCGGGTGCACGTTGCCGCGCACGATCTCGCCCTGGCGGTCCACGACCACGCCGACCGCGTTGACCACGGTGGCCACCAGCACCTTCATCTCGGCGAACGACCGGAACGCCGCGCCCTGCCCGGCGAACTCCGCCCTGGCGAAGTCGATCTTGCCGACTGATGCCGAACGCCCCGCACCGCACCGTCCGACAGGGAACGCGCCTGCTTCGGCGTTGCGCAGCGCGGCCCTGCCCAGCGCCGCGTCCGGTGCGATGGCGGTGTCGCGGGCGGAGAAGTCGTAGATCACCGCACCGGAGACGTGTTGCAGCGCGGCCCAATGCGTCTGGTTCTGCACCCGTGACAGCAGTTCCGAGCTGACGCCTGCCGCCGCTTCCAGGCCGTAGACCGACCCTCCCGCGAGCACGATCGCCTCGTGGTAGCGGTAGCCGCCGCTGAGGCCGACCGCTCCGCCGCGCGCGTCGACCGCGGTCCGGGCACCGGCCGGGACGTGGATCACCGTGCACCCGGTCGGCCCCTCCGGGTACTCGGCGGTGCCGACGAACACGCCGGGCATGTCGAACCGGACCGACCGGTGACCGGGACTGGGCTGGGGGTCGAGCACGACGTCGTCGTTGCCCGGCGCACCCCGCGCGAAGCGCGAGGGCGTTGCCATCCGCGGGTCGTTGCCGCTCACAGCGCCTCCAGCAGTTGTCGTGAGTACTCGGGGTCCTGACCAGCGATATGAGCCGCCCCGACGTGGCCACGTCGGCGAGTTGGGGGTCGAGCCCGGTCGCGGCACCGTTGTCCGCCGGCATCTGGAGTTGGAGGACGCCACCGGCGCGTGCCCTCTCGTCGACGACGGCGAGAGAGCCCGGAGGAAGTGGGGGCGGGCTCGTGATGCTCGACCGCGGAGCAGGCAGCCGCGACCGGCACGACCGCGAGCACAGCGCAGAGGAGCCTGGTGATCCGCATGTGGCCTCACCTTCCGCTGCGAACGTGGCCGCCGTGCCGGTCCAGCACACATGCCGGAACGTTCCGACATGGGCGACGATTAAACGGTGACGTGGCCCACCCGTCAAGGTCACACCCGAACGGACCATTCGTAGAACCCTGGCGCTACCTGGAGTCCGTTGACCCACCGGCACCGCCGGGCTAGCCTGCTGGACAGCCGATGCCGGAACGTTCCGGCATTCGAGTGACCGGCCCACGCGGCAGACAAGGGGACGACCGTGACCGGATGCCGACACCAGGACCCCGGCGAAGCGCCCACCGACGAGACCCCCTCCCACCCGCTCGCGCCGCTGAGCGCGCCGGAAATCGTCCGCACGCGCGAGATCCTCGAAGCAGCCGGGATCATGGGCACCTCGACCAGGGTGTCGTACCTGGGGCTGCTCGATCCCGCCAAGGACGCGCTCGCGCGGTACGAGGAGGACGGTTCGCCGGTACCACGGGACGTTCGGGTCCTGCTGCTCGACATCGCCAGCGGCGACGCCGAGGAAGTGCGGGTGAGCCTGTCCGGCGGCGCCGTCGTGTCCCGGCACCCGATCGACCCCGCCACCGCGGGCCAGGTCCCGGTCCTGCTGGAGGAGCACGACCGGGTGCGCGAGATCGTGGCCGCCGACGAAGGCTGGTGCGCCGCCCTGCGCAAGCGCGGCATCGACGATCCCGCGCAGGTCTTCCTCGCCGCGCTGTCGGCTGGGCGGTTCTCCGGCGACGACGGACGCAGGCGGACGGTGCGCGTGCTGGCGCACTGGCGACCCGAAGAGTCCACAATGGTCTGGGCGCATCCGGTGGACGGCCTGGTCGCCCACGTGGATCTCATCGAGCGCGAGGTCGTCGAGATCGTCGACACCGGCGCGGTGCCGATCCCGCAGGAGTCCGGCGACTACGACGATCCCGAGGTGCGTGGACCGCTGCGGACCTCGTTGCGCCCCATCGAGATCACCCAGCCCGAAGGCCCGAGCTTCGCCTTCGACGGCCACGAGCTGCGGTGGGAGAACTGGACGCTGCGCGTCGGCTTCGACATGCGCGAGGGCCTGGTCCTGCACCAGGTCCGGTTCCGCGACGGCGACCGCGACCGGCCGGTGCTGCACCGTGCGTCGGTCGCCGAGATGGTCGTGCCCTACGCCGACCCCGGCCCGATCCGCTTCTGGCAGAACTACTTCGACACCGGCGAGTACCAGCTCGGCAGGCTGGCCAACTCGCTGGAGCTGGGCTGCGACTGCCTCGGCGAGATCACCTACCTCGACGCCGTCGTCGCCAACGGCGCCGGCGAACCGGTGACGCTGACCAACGCCGTCTGCGTCCACGAGGAGGACGCGGGCGTGCTGTGGAAGCACACCGACCCGGCCAACCGCAGCAGGCAGACGCGCAGGCAGCGCAGGCTGGTCGTCTCCTTCTTCACCACCGTCGGCAACTACGACTACGGCTTCTACTGGTACCTCTACCTCGACGGCACGATCGAGCTGGAGTGCAAGGCGACCGGCGTGGTCTTCACCGCCCGCTACGACGAGCGGATCGCACCGCACGCCACGGAGGTCGCGCCCGGTCTGGCCGCGCCCTACCACCAGCACCTGTTCAACGTGCGGCTGGACATGGCGGTCGACGGCCCGCTCAACGCCGTTGACGAGGTCGAGGTGGAGCGCGTGCCCATCGGGCCGGACAACCCCCACGGCAACGCGTTCCGCCGCGCGAGCAGGCGCCTGCGCACCGAAGGCGAGGCCGTGCGGATGGCCGATCCGGGCCGGGGCCGGGTCTGGCACGTCGTGAACCCGGACCGGCACAACCGGTTCGGCCGGCCGACGGGCTACGAGCTCGTCCCGCAGGGACAGCCCGTGCTGCTCGCCGACGAGTCCTCGGCCATCCACGGCAGGGCCGGGTTCGCGACCAGGCACCTGTGGGTCACCCGCCACGACGAGGAACAGCGGTACCCGGCGGGCGACCTGGTCAACCAGAGCGCGCCGGGTGCGGGGCTGCCCGAGTACGCGGCGGCGGACCGGCCGATCGACGGCGCCGACCTCGTCGTCTGGCACACCTTCGGGCTCACGCACTTCCCGCGGCCGGAGGACTGGCCGGTGATGCCGGTCGACAGCTGCGGGTTCACCCTGCGTCCGGCCGGGTTCTTCGACCGCAACCCGACGCTCGACGTCCCGCCGCCCTCCCCGGGGCACTGCTCGCCGCAGGCCGGGAGCTGACGGGCCGGGCGCTGACCGGCCCGGCGCTGAAAGGAACGAAGAGTCCATGCACGTGTTCGACCGCTACGCGGCGCCCTCCAAGAGCGCGGAGGTCGACCTGGTGCGGCGGCACCCGTTCGCCGTCGTCGTCAGCGCAGAGGGCACCGGCGCGCCCGTGGGCAGCCACGTCCCGGTGGTGTTCCCGCAGGACCGGCCGCCGCCGGGCGTACTGGACGGCACGACGCTGCCGGGGCACATGGCGCGGTCGAACCCGCAGTGGCGGTCGTTCACCGCGGGTCGGGAGGTGCTGCTGGTCTTCTCCGGCCCGCACGGCTACGTCTCGCCCTCCGCCTACGGGTTCGAGCCCGCGGTGCCCACGCTCAACTACGCCGCCGTGCACGTCACCGGCTCGGTGGACCTGGTCGGCGACGCGGCCGGATGCCTGCGCGTGGTCGAGGAAACCGTGCGGGCGCTGGAAGACCTGCGCGACCCGGCGTGGGACATGACCGCGTCGCGGGAGAAGTTCGCCGCCCTCGCCGGGCACGTCGTCGCGTTCCGGGTGCGGGTGACCTCGGTGCGTAGCACGTTCAAGCTCAGCCAGGACATGCCGCCCGACGTCCGCGCCCGGGTGCGCGCCGACCTGCGCGGCGCGCACCCACACCTGGCCGAATTGATGGCAGCGCACGACCCGGGCTGACCCGCCGGACATCTACGCCGGGCGGCGGTCCCGGCGCAGGGGGTGCCTGAGTACCTGTCGTCGATCATTGAAGCGGCGTCAGCCGCTTGGCCCACCCTCGCAACCGGCACCGTCGCGGGTTCTCCGGCGTTCTCTGGCGAGGACAGCTTTTTCGCCGCGTATGCGTGATACGTCAGAAAAAGATCCCGGAGCCAGAGGACGCCTGAGGTTCCGCCACCGGAACCGCCACGCAAGGCGAGTCCAAAGACTGCTTCCTACGTCGGGCGGCGGTCCCGGCGCAGTAGGGCCAGCGCGGTGCTGGGGAACAGCAGCACCGACAGCAGGCCCGCGCAGACCAGCGCCGCCCCCGTCACCGGGGCGATCAGGCCCACTGCTTCGCCGATCTGCGTCGTGGTGACCAGGAACGGCAGCGACGTGGCCTGCAGGAACCCGGCAGCCACGGCCGAACGCGTTCCCAGTGACCGCGCGTAGAGCAGTGCGGGCA of Saccharopolyspora erythraea contains these proteins:
- a CDS encoding maleylpyruvate isomerase family mycothiol-dependent enzyme, with amino-acid sequence MADIALGAGDRSNIESTTGAAQLAHRTSVALAAIEQASDRFMETARSLDELSIHRPSLLPGWTRAHVISHVARNADGFLNLLRWARTGVEHPMYASASDRDADIDEGAVRGRQLLLEDLAASCERFARAARELPVWAWTAEVLDGAGDPIPAHGVLRGRLLEVWVHLVDLDHGFGFDDIPRPDVEEVLEDVVQQFGGRHDVPALTVVVDFDGRERSWELRGTTSRPSQVHGDPGAMLGWLLGRTSGERLTGDPLPTLPPWL
- a CDS encoding MBL fold metallo-hydrolase produces the protein MEPRGQYTGHVEAGGAPARRELDELTITKMSVGPMDNNAYLLVCRRTGDALLIDAANDSERLADLLGHDDQRPRLRTIVTTHRHGDHWQALGSIAGQTGSYTMAHPADAAELPVPPDRLVEHGETIQVGEAALEVIHLRGHTPGSIALLYRDPAGHPHLFTGDSLFPGGVGKTTSPEDFRSLIDDVETRVFAELPDDTWFYPGHGDDSTLGAERPKLAEWRERGW
- a CDS encoding alpha/beta fold hydrolase, whose translation is MPVARSNGLRISYEVFGEGPPLVLHPGMFQVGAHWSLAGYSSTLAATHAVITVDPLGLGGSDAPRDPAAYALPRRADYVTAVLDAVGVERAAFWGYSLGALTGYAVAVHAPERLTRLVAGAFDPLDGFRSAIDPMLRALGLPADADPYPLVERAALAHPAFAAVIEAADSTALRANYAAYSREPGLHAELAAADVPMLMYAGTADPWHEPMRIFAERTGAAFFSLPDADHVRGWNDSAGVLPRVLPFLARDLPV
- a CDS encoding LacI family DNA-binding transcriptional regulator, which translates into the protein MSADAPVTLVEVARAAGVSKTTASDALRRSGRVSEKTRKLVADTADRLGYTPNLSARSLRAATTGAIGLHLPEVLTRSEYYMSFVFGVIDQASRHDYDVTLLTSRSARARAAFHRLDGVVLGDPLVTDPVVHGLLASAVPVVTCERFTGDAEPAGTVRSDHAAMLSRLLDRLHDTGASRPALLASSTITDWGAILQRAYREWCERRGTAVRLRELPYGAPSEVTQDEIRALLAAEPGIDALVCAPDGSAAAALPVLREAGREVGRDVLLAACVDSGPLAHTDPPITAIDLRPREAGAACAELLFELLAGTADEGAVRDLPIGLVERRSTAPRD
- a CDS encoding SDR family oxidoreductase; translated protein: MSTGIKTAVVTGAASGIGKALAEELRARGTDLVLADVDTDALSEVATRLGATGVTTDVSDQAAMDDLAAKAPDARLICLNAGVVGASLGAPWEVPPGEWDRVFGVNVAGVVNGLRAFVPRLLASGERAHVLITASLAGLAVFPGGGAYGPSKHAVTAVAQHAAMALAGTPVRVSMICPALVSTGMSSEGADPADVAREALGTLDDDGVFSVVPAEWRTAVVEQAERLASGRTPKPPTPC
- a CDS encoding C45 family autoproteolytic acyltransferase/hydolase → MSLPVHRSGELDPAERGRGFGRAWREQVRRSYAGYAELFAAVGASGIRGWSEQAYAETAAWAPALAEEIAGVAEGCGLPEWQVAALNARTEILAAAASNGEGECSTSVVLPGTGLAPRTVQTWDWHDTLGDGMVIWSLEPRAGHRVHTFTEFGVLGKIGVNSAGLGVHFNVLRHVRDSADIGVPVHVVARRILDEASTVGEAVAIAGSARLSASSLITVATFDGERGEVRGLELSPAGVAELEPDGTGIFLHTNHFLDAELSAGERTTEAESSTYQRLALLRRRTHGLFSDDPTDRARALHAHHADGAPVCAHADPALPAHRRWQTLATLTLDLAAARLGVHDGGPCGVSAQSWQWTPAARRATAPKS
- a CDS encoding P1 family peptidase, whose product is MSGNDPRMATPSRFARGAPGNDDVVLDPQPSPGHRSVRFDMPGVFVGTAEYPEGPTGCTVIHVPAGARTAVDARGGAVGLSGGYRYHEAIVLAGGSVYGLEAAAGVSSELLSRVQNQTHWAALQHVSGAVIYDFSARDTAIAPDAALGRAALRNAEAGAFPVGRCGAGRSASVGKIDFARAEFAGQGAAFRSFAEMKVLVATVVNAVGVVVDRQGEIVRGNVHPQTGERRFPAEDFAAGATGGPQVHTLAGNTTLTVLVTNVRLTDVALGQLATQVHSSMHRAIQPFHTEIDGDILFALTTDEVDLTGTTATGLGALASELAWDAVLSSVE
- a CDS encoding primary-amine oxidase, encoding MTGCRHQDPGEAPTDETPSHPLAPLSAPEIVRTREILEAAGIMGTSTRVSYLGLLDPAKDALARYEEDGSPVPRDVRVLLLDIASGDAEEVRVSLSGGAVVSRHPIDPATAGQVPVLLEEHDRVREIVAADEGWCAALRKRGIDDPAQVFLAALSAGRFSGDDGRRRTVRVLAHWRPEESTMVWAHPVDGLVAHVDLIEREVVEIVDTGAVPIPQESGDYDDPEVRGPLRTSLRPIEITQPEGPSFAFDGHELRWENWTLRVGFDMREGLVLHQVRFRDGDRDRPVLHRASVAEMVVPYADPGPIRFWQNYFDTGEYQLGRLANSLELGCDCLGEITYLDAVVANGAGEPVTLTNAVCVHEEDAGVLWKHTDPANRSRQTRRQRRLVVSFFTTVGNYDYGFYWYLYLDGTIELECKATGVVFTARYDERIAPHATEVAPGLAAPYHQHLFNVRLDMAVDGPLNAVDEVEVERVPIGPDNPHGNAFRRASRRLRTEGEAVRMADPGRGRVWHVVNPDRHNRFGRPTGYELVPQGQPVLLADESSAIHGRAGFATRHLWVTRHDEEQRYPAGDLVNQSAPGAGLPEYAAADRPIDGADLVVWHTFGLTHFPRPEDWPVMPVDSCGFTLRPAGFFDRNPTLDVPPPSPGHCSPQAGS
- a CDS encoding FMN-binding negative transcriptional regulator, with translation MHVFDRYAAPSKSAEVDLVRRHPFAVVVSAEGTGAPVGSHVPVVFPQDRPPPGVLDGTTLPGHMARSNPQWRSFTAGREVLLVFSGPHGYVSPSAYGFEPAVPTLNYAAVHVTGSVDLVGDAAGCLRVVEETVRALEDLRDPAWDMTASREKFAALAGHVVAFRVRVTSVRSTFKLSQDMPPDVRARVRADLRGAHPHLAELMAAHDPG